The nucleotide window GCTCGAAGATCTTGCCCATGACCTCGGGCGGAATGCCGGTGCCGGTGTCGGCCACCTCCACCAGCACATAATCGCCTTCCGGCAGCCGCTGCCCGTAGGCGGTGGAGGCGGCCGCCGGGACATTGGCGGTGCGCACCGTCAGCGTGCCGCCGTCGGGCATGGCGTCGCGGGCGTTCACCACGAGGTTGATGATCACCTGCTCGAACTGGTTCTTGTCCACCTTCACCGGCCACAGGTCGCGGGCGTGCTGCACCTCCAGCGTGATGCGCTCGCCGATGAGGCGGCGCAAAAGGGCGGCAGCATCCGAGATCACGTCGGTGAGTTCGATCACCTGAGGCAGCAGGGTCTGACGGCGGGAGAAGGCGAGCAACTGCCCCACCAGGCCGGCGGCGCGGTTGGCATTCTGCTTGATCTGCATGATGTCCGGGAAGGACGGGTCGCTCTGGCGATGCTTCACCAGCAGCAGGTCGCAATAGCCGAGAATCGCCGTGAGGATGTTGTTGAAGTCGTGCGCCACCCCGCCCGCCAGGTGGCCCACCGCCTGCAGCTTCTGCGATTCGGCGAACTGCGCCTCCAGTTGCTTCTGCTCGCTGGTATCGATGGCGCACAAGGCGATGTCGCCGCCCCCATCCGGACCGAGCGCGGCGGCGTAGAGCCGGGCGGAGCGGCCGGCCGGGCCGGCGAGGGTCACCTCGCAGGGCGCGGGCGGCTCGCCCGCGTGCACCGCGCCGGCCAGAAGGCCTTCGGCACCGGCGGCGTCGGCCAACAGGGCCGCGAGGGGCCGGCCGGCGGCATCGCGGCCGAACAGGCGGGCGAAGGCGGCGTTGGCGGCGCGGATGCGCCCGGCCGGGTCCACCAGCGCCAAAGCCAGCGGCGCGTTGAGGAAGAACAGGTCCGATGAAGCCGCAGGAGCACTGGTTGCAGGAGCCCCGTCAGCAGGAGCTTGCGCCGCTACGGACCGGGCTACGCCCTCCCGCGCGGGCAGGAGGTCGACGAGCGCGTCGAGCGGCACGGCGGCCGCCACCATGCCGTCGGCCGGGGGCTGGGTCGGCGCGAGGCGCAGGATGGCGGGAAAGTGCGTGCCGTCCTTGCGGGTCAGCGCGACCTTGAGGGCGGCTTCCGCCCCCACGGCCAGCACCTGTTCGAGACCGCCGAGATCGTCGGGTGCCACCACCTCGCGCACGTCGCGGCCGTCCGGCCCCCAGTCGGCGAGGGCATAGCCGAGCATGCGGCACAGGGTCAGGTTGGGCGCCAGCACGCGTCCGCCGGACAGATGCAGCAAGCCCGCAGGCGCCCGTTCCCATACGGAGACGAGGTCCGCCCCCGGCACCACCTCGGGGGTGTGCGGCACGTCCGCCGCCCCGCTCGCCGGCGCGACAGCGGCAGCAGGCGCGGCGGCCATGTCCTGCATGTCCTCCGCCATGCGCAGCGTCCACAGCACCCGTCGCGGCGAGCCGAGCGGATGCACCGACACCTCCAGCCTGCGGCCGCCGGGGCCGGTGGCGAAGGCGACGGCGCTCGTGGCCATGGTCGCGGCGGCAACGGCGTTCAGCAGTTCGCCCACCATGGGCTGGCTGCCGGGGATGCGCGCCAGGAAACGCTCGGGCACGGGCGGTGCATCCACCCCGCTGCGGCACATGCGCAGATAGGCGGCGTTGGATTGCACCACCCGCTCGCCATCCTCCACCACCGCCATGGCGTCGCCGGAGGCGGCAAGCGCGGCGTCCGCCAGCGGATCTTCCGGTTCGCCACCGGTCAGCGTGCGCCGCACGGCGAGCACCAGCTCGAAGGCGCCCACCACGGCGAGCGCGGCCACGAGGGCCGAGAGCAGCGCATTCGTGCCCTCGCCGAGCACCACGCCCGCCGCGAAGCCGCCGGCCAGGGCGGCAGCGAGGACCAGCACCCCGCGCGCAACCCGGCCGGACGGCTTGGCGCCCGCGCGGTTGCGCACCGCCCGCCTGCCAGCGCCACTTTCCGTCGCTCGCTCACCGCTCATTGCAGTCGCCCTGCTCCGCCACACCGAAAATCCGATCCCACGAGGGTGAATCGGCCCAATTGGTAAATCTGCCCCTAAACCCAAGATAAAAGAATGCGTTAACGGATCAGTTTCCGCTGGGACAGGCCGGAACAGTCCTGAAGCCAGGCCCGCATTCTGCCGCCAAATGCGCGCACGACTTAATTCCTGCCATGATTATCAACAAAGGCTTAGGCCTTGAGCTTCAGGATCACAGCCAATGCGCCGGTCGGCGTGTGCGGGTCCGAGGCTGGCACACATCGAGCCGGTGACGAAGAGGCAGAGCGCCGCCGTCGTCGGCATGGGGGTTTCCCCAATTGCGTTTCGTGGTCCACAGGCACACGAAACGCCCTTACATCAGAGCGGAGGCATGATGCTACAGCAGTTGTTCGGTTCCCAGCTCGCGCTTCCGATCCGCCTGGCGATCGCCGTCGTCGTGATCGGCGCCTTGTTGGCCGTGACAGTGCTGGTGATGCGACGCCTCACCAGCCGTGGGCGCGGCCCCGTCCGCAGCGGGCGCGCCGGTCCCCGCCTCGCGGTTCTGGACAGTGTCGCGGTGGATCAGCGCCGTCGGCTCATCCTGGTCCGCCGGGACGAGGTTGAGCACCTGCTGCTCGTGGGTGGCAGCAGCGACATCGTGGTGGAGCACCAGATCGCCGTCGAGGATGAGGCCCCCGCTGCCGCGCCCGCGCCTGCCCCGGCCCTCGCCGCCTCCCGCGAAGCCCCGGCCCTGCAGCGACCCGCCGGCCGGCGTGGCCTTCCTCCTGCCGCGCCTGTGGCTCCCGTCGCTCTGGCAGCGGAAAGCGTCAGCGCGCCCCTGCCGGCGCCAGAGCCCGCTCCTGCGGTGGCCGTGGCTCCGCCGGCACCCGCCGTCGCGCCAGCGCCTCTCGCCGAGCCCCGCGAGGACCGTCGTCCCCTGCCCTCCCGCCGGCCCCTGCTGCGCGGCGACAATCCCGCCCCGGCGCCGCGGCCGTCCCTGCGCCCCGCCGTCGAGCCCCCTGCCATCACGCCGCCCGCCGCTCCTGCGTATGCGCCTCGGCCTGCGCCGCACGCGCCCCTGACCGCCGCCGCACCGGCGGTGGAGCCTGAAGCGGTCCGGCCCGCCGCCGTGGAGGCCCGCAAGGCGCCCGAGATCGAGCTCGCGCCGCCCGCGCGACTCGAGCCGGCACCCATCCTCCGGATGGAGCCCTCGCGCTCCGAAGCGCCCGCCCCGACCACCGACAGGCGCCTTGACGAGCTGACCCAGCGGCTCGATGCGGCGTTGGCCCATCCCGAGCCGGTCGAGCCCACCTCTACGGTAGCCGAACCCCAGCTGAGCCTTGCCGACCTGCTCGGCGAGGCCCCCGAAAAGGCGGCCGAGCCGGAATCCGCTCCCCAGGACGCCGCGCCCAAGGTGGAACCCCGGGTGGAACACAAGTCTGAGGCCGCGCCCGAGGCCGTGGTCAATCCGGAACCCGCCATCGACAGCCCGCAGGTGCGCCCCTCCGACCGGCCGCTCTCGCGCTTCCTCTACCAGTCGCGGTCACGTCCCGAGCCGCGCGGCGGCGAGGATGTGCGCCCGCGCCTCGATCCCCTGCCCCGGATCGAGCGCCCGTCGGAAGACGGCGTCCGCCCGGCCGCTCCGGCCCGCTCCGAGCCGCCGCTGCGGCCCCGGGAGTTCGCGTTCCGCCCGGTTGAAGCCAATCCCCGCGAGCCCGCCACCCGGGAGGCGCCCGCCCTCGACGCGCCGCGCCGCGAGCCGCCGGCCCTGCGCGAGATCACCCGGGAGCCGCTGCGCCCCATCGAGGCCACCCCGGTCCTGCCCCGTCCGGGCATCGGGATCGAGGCCAAGAGCGAGGCAAAGCCCGAGGTGAAAGCCGAGATCAAGGCCGACGCCCAGCTGGAGTCCAAAGTGGACGAGGAGGTCCCGGCCCGTCCCGGCTTCATCCCGTCCGTGGCGCCCAAGGCCGCCGACGCTCTGGCCGACACCCCGGCCCCCGCGCCCGAGCCGAAGGCGAAGGATCCGCTCGACGATTTCGATGCCGAGATGGCCGACCTGCTCGGTCGCAGCAGCGCCCGCGGGCACTGAACCGAACGCCACGCATAAAAAAGGCCGGCGACGCCATGCGTCGCCGGCCTTTTGATTGGCGGCGATGAAACCGAAGACGGCGCCCGTCGGGGCGTCAGTCGTCGCGATAGACCCGCTCGCGCCGCTCGTGCCGCTCCTGCGCCTCCACCGAGAGGGTGGCGATGGGACGGGCCTCCAGGCGCTTCAGCGAGATGGGCTCGCCCGTATCCTCGCAATAGCCGTAGGTTCCGTCCTCGATCCGCAGGAGCGCGGCATCGATCTTGGCGATGAGCTTGCGCTGGCGGTCGCGGGCGCGCAGCTCGATGGACCGGTCGGTCTCGGACGAGGCCCGGTCGGCGAGATCGGGATGGTTCTGATTCTCGTCCTGAAGGTGCTGCAGGGTCTCGCGGGCCTCCTTCAGGATATC belongs to Xanthobacter autotrophicus Py2 and includes:
- a CDS encoding transcriptional regulator, TraR/DksA family (TIGRFAM: RNA polymerase-binding protein DksA~PFAM: zinc finger DksA/TraR C4-type~KEGG: mes:Meso_1419 transcriptional regulators, TraR/DksA family) is translated as MQGSKATRRQGQRRILRTLLMSIQIDEDYRPREDEPFMNDRQREYFRVKLLRWKEDILKEARETLQHLQDENQNHPDLADRASSETDRSIELRARDRQRKLIAKIDAALLRIEDGTYGYCEDTGEPISLKRLEARPIATLSVEAQERHERRERVYRDD
- a CDS encoding multi-sensor hybrid histidine kinase (PFAM: response regulator receiver; ATP-binding region ATPase domain protein; histidine kinase A domain protein; PAS fold-4 domain protein~KEGG: rpa:RPA3882 sensor histidine kinase with multiple PAS and a response regulator receiver domain), whose translation is MSGERATESGAGRRAVRNRAGAKPSGRVARGVLVLAAALAGGFAAGVVLGEGTNALLSALVAALAVVGAFELVLAVRRTLTGGEPEDPLADAALAASGDAMAVVEDGERVVQSNAAYLRMCRSGVDAPPVPERFLARIPGSQPMVGELLNAVAAATMATSAVAFATGPGGRRLEVSVHPLGSPRRVLWTLRMAEDMQDMAAAPAAAVAPASGAADVPHTPEVVPGADLVSVWERAPAGLLHLSGGRVLAPNLTLCRMLGYALADWGPDGRDVREVVAPDDLGGLEQVLAVGAEAALKVALTRKDGTHFPAILRLAPTQPPADGMVAAAVPLDALVDLLPAREGVARSVAAQAPADGAPATSAPAASSDLFFLNAPLALALVDPAGRIRAANAAFARLFGRDAAGRPLAALLADAAGAEGLLAGAVHAGEPPAPCEVTLAGPAGRSARLYAAALGPDGGGDIALCAIDTSEQKQLEAQFAESQKLQAVGHLAGGVAHDFNNILTAILGYCDLLLVKHRQSDPSFPDIMQIKQNANRAAGLVGQLLAFSRRQTLLPQVIELTDVISDAAALLRRLIGERITLEVQHARDLWPVKVDKNQFEQVIINLVVNARDAMPDGGTLTVRTANVPAAASTAYGQRLPEGDYVLVEVADTGTGIPPEVMGKIFEPFFSTKEVGKGTGLGLSTVYGIVEQTGGTILAESTLGEGTTFRVFLPRHTGALEEEPPRPAEPEPKVADLTGQGRVLLVEDEDAVRAFASRALANRGYEVLAAASGVEALELFETAGKVDIVISDVVMPEMDGPTLLRELRARDPALKVIFISGYAEEAFARNLPPSERFSFLPKPFSLKQLVAAVSETLRA
- a CDS encoding conserved hypothetical protein (KEGG: tva:TVAG_281590 conserved hypothetical protein); translation: MLQQLFGSQLALPIRLAIAVVVIGALLAVTVLVMRRLTSRGRGPVRSGRAGPRLAVLDSVAVDQRRRLILVRRDEVEHLLLVGGSSDIVVEHQIAVEDEAPAAAPAPAPALAASREAPALQRPAGRRGLPPAAPVAPVALAAESVSAPLPAPEPAPAVAVAPPAPAVAPAPLAEPREDRRPLPSRRPLLRGDNPAPAPRPSLRPAVEPPAITPPAAPAYAPRPAPHAPLTAAAPAVEPEAVRPAAVEARKAPEIELAPPARLEPAPILRMEPSRSEAPAPTTDRRLDELTQRLDAALAHPEPVEPTSTVAEPQLSLADLLGEAPEKAAEPESAPQDAAPKVEPRVEHKSEAAPEAVVNPEPAIDSPQVRPSDRPLSRFLYQSRSRPEPRGGEDVRPRLDPLPRIERPSEDGVRPAAPARSEPPLRPREFAFRPVEANPREPATREAPALDAPRREPPALREITREPLRPIEATPVLPRPGIGIEAKSEAKPEVKAEIKADAQLESKVDEEVPARPGFIPSVAPKAADALADTPAPAPEPKAKDPLDDFDAEMADLLGRSSARGH